In the Solidesulfovibrio fructosivorans JJ] genome, TTCAGCCTGATCCTGGCCGCGAGCCTTGCCGGATGTTTCGGCAAGCCGCCGCCGCCCCAGCAATACCTGCGGGTGGATCTGGGCCAAGGCCCCTGCCCCGGTTCCGCCAATGCCCAGCAGCGCCTGCCCCTCGGGATCAAGCCGCTCAAGGCCCTGGAGAACCTGGATCGCACCGCGGTCCTGACCGCCCACGACAATGTGCTGACCGCGAGCCTCCAGTACTACTGGGAAGGCGCGCCCCAGGACCTGGTGGGACAGGCCCTGCGCCACGGCATCGAATGCCAGTCCGCGAGCCTGACCCCGGTCGATTACCAGCCGCGCGTGACCCATGACGCGGTCCTGACCGGCCAGCTCACCGCGTTCAACGTGGACGAAACCGATGGCGGCCGGTTCGTGGTGTCGATCCACCTTGACCTGTGGTCCCGGAATCTGGGAACGCGTATTTCCAGCGGGGACTTCAACGCCTATGCGCCGCTGGACAATTTCAGCGGCGACGCCGTGGCCAATGCGGCCTCCGATGCCCTGGGCCGGATCGTGCCCAAGGTCGTGGCCTGGCTCGACGGCGGTCTGCCGCGCATCCAGAAATTCATGCGACAGCAATGATGAGGTGACGCCATGTTTTTGCAGGCCGTGAGCATCATCGCCGAGGAGCGCATTGCCGCGTCCATGCGCAATGGGGATTTCGAGAACCTCGAGGGCAAGGGCAAGAAGATCGTTTTCGAGGACGATTCCATGATCCCCGAGGACCTGCGCATGGCCTACAAGATCCTCAAAAACGCCGGTTATGTGCCCGAAGAGCTGACCCAGGAAAAAGAGATCATCACGGCCGCCGAGCTGCTTGCCGCCGCAACCGACGAGCAGGAACGCTACCGGCAGATGCAAAAGCTCAATTACTTGATCATGAAGGTCAATGCCCGCCGTCGCCGGCCGGTCAACCTGGAGCGGGACGCGGACTATTACCGCAGGGTGGTGGAACGCGTCACAGTCAGGGGTGCCGGTCGGGAAGCGCAAGACCGCTGAGCAGCAAGGCGCAGGCCGCGTCGCTGACGTCCTCGCCATCCGGGGCAAGGTCGCAATCCATCGACAATTGCCCCGCGATGGCCAAATCCGTCAGCCCATGGACCAGGGACCACACGGTCACGGCCAGGACATGGGGCGGTCCCTGGCGGAAAAAACCCGCTTCCTGGCCCCGTACGATGGACGCGACCAGCGAGTCGAAGGCCCCCTTCCCCGCTTCCCGCAATTCCGGGTTCGAGTGGTCCAGCCGCGCGGCGTCGCCGAACATGAGCCGGTACATGGCCGGCCACGCGACGCCGAGGTCGATGTAGCATTTGCAAGACGCCAGGAATTGCCCCCGGGCGTCCAGGTTCGCATCGGCCGAGATATTGTCCAGCTTGTCATGCAGCCGGTCGAAACCGCGCGTCGCCAAAGCGGCCAGCAGGTCGGACTTGGAGGCGAAGTGCCGATATGGCGCGGCATGGCTCACGCCGGCCGTGCGGGCCAGGTCCCGCAGGCTGAGGCCCCCTCCTCCGTCCCGCTCCAGCAGCCGTTCGCCGGCATCGAGCAAAGCCTTCCGTAGATTGCCGTGGTGATAGGCGTCGTCATGCATGATGGGTCGTCGTGTTCCTTGTCCGGTATTGAAGCAAAAAATGTTGACGATGTCCACATGGGAAGTTACACAGATGTTGCCATTGCCAACATAGATCCACTCCGGGAGGAATCGGTATGGCAAAAAAATGTTTGTTTTTTGACGGGCTCGGGCAGTCTGACGCGGCAAAAGACGTGTTTCGCGGCCTGTTGCGGGAAACGGCCCAAGAGGCCGGCTATGTCCTGGATGTGGTCGATGTGGAACGTCTTTGCGTGTCACCCTGCAAGGGCTGCTTCGGCTGTTGGATCAAGACGCCCGGCCGGTGCCTGATCGACGACCCGTGCCGGGAGCTTGCCGGCCGGCTGATCGCGTCCGATGCGGTTGTCTTCGCCTCGCCCATTGTCTTTGGCGGATTGTCCGGACAGATGAAGACGGTCCTCGAGCGTTGCGTGCTCCCCACCCTGCTGCCGTTTTTCCGCAAGGTCGAGGGCCGTACGCGACATCCCCTGCGCTACGGCCGCAATCCCGACGTCATCAGCCTTGGCTGGTTGCCGCACCGGGATGTCGAGCAGGAGCGCCTTTTTCAAGGGCTTTTGGATCGCAATGCGGCCAATCTGGGTTCTGCCCGCAAAGCGTCATGCGTTGTCCAGGCGGATGCGACCCCGGAAACCTGGCGCGCGAAGCTCAAACAGGCCTTTTCCTTTGGCCAACGCCCCGCTCCCACCACGCGGCCCACAATCGTCATCTGCAACGGTTCGCCGAAACGCGCCGGCAGCGTTTCCGGCATGCTCGGCGGTTATCTGGCGAAATGCCTGTCCGACCGGGGCGCGCGAACGGAAACCGTGAGCCTCTTGGAAGCCGCCGAAAAGGCGGAGGTTTTCGATCGGCTCGTCACGCTGGTGGAGCAGGCGGACGGCGTTGCCCTTGCCTTTCCGCTCTACGGCGATTTTCTGCCGGGCCATGTGACGGCTGTCCTCAGCCAGCTGGCCGCGCTTGGCCCCGGAACCGCCGCCACCCGGCAAACCGGCTTTGTGGCCATCGCCAACTGCGGCTTTCCCGAAGCGCGCAATAACGACGCCGCCCTGGAAGGATGCCGACTGGCGGCGTCGCAACTGGGTTTCGCTTGGCTGGGCGGGGTGTCCGTCGGCGGAGGCGGATTCTATACGGGCCGGGAACTGGAAAAGCTCGGTTTCATGGGACGTCGCGCCCGGCAGGCCCTGGAGGAAAAAGCGGCGCTCCTCGTCGACGAGGCAACCCAAAACGATCTGTCCAGCCCCAATATCCAGGTGCCCTGCCCCATGCCCGGCCGGCTCTATCTGCGCATCGCCGAGATGGGTTGGAAAAAGTCCCTCCGCACGGGCGACAAAACCTCCGACCCCTACGCACGCCCGTATGAGAAGAGATGAGAAAAGAGAAGAGGAAAAGAAATTGCGAGAGGGGGACCCTTTTTGAAAAAAGGGTCCCCCTCTCGCGCTCTCCCCTCCGAAAAACTTTTTACGGTTACAGATGTTGTAGCGATAACACTCTGTAACCGCTAAAAGTCTTTGGAAAGGGGGCCCGGGGGGAGAACCTTTCTTCAGAAAGGTTTCCCCCCGGCACAGTTTGCCATACTCAGAAAGAAACGCCGCTGGGCGTCAGGGAGCGGCAGGTGCTCGTCCACGGCCAGCATGGCGTAGGCCTTGCGCACCTCGTTGTTTGTCGTGGGGAGTTGGGCCAGACGTTTGGCCGGGGCGCGGGAAGCGATCAGGCTTTTGGCCGTGTCGAGGATGGTCTTGGCCCGTTGGGTGATGGTGTGATGGGCGAGCACCGAACGCTTGCCGGCGGCGGCGAAGTCGTCGCAGTGCGGATCGGCCAGAGCGGCAAGCGCCACGCGGGCGGCATCGGCCGGGTCGCCGCGCTTGTAGGTCAGGATGTTCTCCCCGGGCGTAAAAAGGTCATGCAGGCCGTTTCCGGTGTCCTCGGTCAAAACGGTGGCGCCGCAGGCCATGGCCTCGAAAATCCTAAAATTGAGCTCCCCGGCGGCGCTCTGGTTCAGCACGATGCGGCTGCGTTGAAAGACCGGCACATAGCTGCCGGAAGTGGCGAAAAGCGGCGCGCGCTGGCGAAAAGCGTCGAGAAAGGCGCGTCGGGTGGTATTGACCCGGCCATCCAGGGTGCCGACAAAGGAAACAGGGATATCGCGCACCTGCTGCGCATCCCTGTCGCGCCGGGGATTGCAGAAAAGCGGCGACCAGAAGGCGGGGCGGTCCGTCGGGCAGTCGGTAAAAAGCGGCAGAAAATCCTTTTGCGCCACGAAAAAGGCGTCAAACGCCGCGCTGTACGGCACATGCCAGGGGTGCATGTACTGGTCCACGGAATAGCCGATGGTAAGCGTGGGCAAAGTCTCCAAACCGAAAACCCAGGGCACTTCGCAGGAATCGAACCAGAACACGCAGTCGGGATCGGGAAAGCGGGCGGCGAGCAGTTCCCCAAGCCTGTTTCGGGAAAGCGCCTCGGTGAGCCGCACGTCGCACTCGGCCGTGGTGCCGAGCGAGAGCACCTCGTGGCCCATGGCGCGAAAGACAGGGACAAAGGCGGTATGGTGCAGGTTCAGGATGCGCACGCTCCCTCCGATGCGCCCTATGGTGCGTGAAGTGCGCATTTCCTGCAAGCCGCGCCCTTGCCAGCCCGTCCCGTCCTGTGGGAAACTCCCGCCGCCGGTCGCTTCCGGTCGGCCAACACAGTCCAAGGATCAAGGATACCGCCATGCGCAGCTCGCAATTCAAATCAGGATTGGAAAAGGCTCCCCACCGTTCCCTGCTCTACGCCCTGGGGCTCACCCGGGAAGAGATGGAGCGTCCGCTTATCGGCATCGTCAATTCGGCCAACGAGGTCGTACCCGGCCATATCCACCTGAACACCATTGCCGAGGCGGTCAAGGCCGGGGTGCGCCACGCCGGCGGCACGCCCATGGCTTTTCCGGTCATCGGCGTGTGCGATGGGCTGGCCATGAACCACGACGGCATGCACTTTTCCCTGGTCAGCCGCGAGATCATTGCCGATTCCATCGAAATCATGGCCATGGCCCATCCCTTCGACGCCCTGGTCATGATCCCCAACTGCGACAAGGTCGTGCCGGGCATGCTCATGGCCATGCTGCGCCTCAACATCCCGTCGATCATCGTCAGCGGCGGCCCCATGATGGCCGGTTCCACGCCGGACGGCTCCTGCGACCTCATCGACGTGTTCGAGGCCGTGGGCAAATTCAAGCGCGGGGCCATCGACGCGGAAAAGCTCGACGAGCTGGAACAAAACGCCTGCCCGGGCTGCGGCTCCTGCTCGGGTATGTTCACGGCCAATTCCATGAACTGCCTGTCGGAGTCGGTGGGCCTCGGGCTTCCCGGCAACGGCACCATCCCGGCCGTGACCGCCAAGCGGGTGCGGCTGGCCAAGACCGCCGGCATGCGCGTCATGGACCTTTTGGCCAAAAACATCCGGCCGCGCGACATCGTGACCGAGAAGAGCATCGAAAACGCCGTGACCATGGACATGGCGCTCGGCTGCTCCACCAATACCGTGCTGCACCTGCCGGCGGTCTTCGCCGAGGCGGGCCTGTCGCTGACCCTCGACATCTTCGACAAGATTTCGCGTAAGACGCCGAATCTCTGCAAGCTCTCCCCGGCCGGCCACCATTACCTGAGCGACCTCGAGACCGCGGGCGGCATTCCGGCCGTCATGAGCGCCCTGGCCGCCAAGGGGCTGCTCAACCTCGACGTCATGACCGCCACCGGCAAGACCCTTGGCGAGAACCTGGACGACCTCAAGGCGCGGGTCAAAAATCCGGACGTCATCCGAGCCGACGCCCCCTACGCCAACGAGGGCGGCATCGCCATCCTGCGCGGCTCCCTGGCCCCGGACGGCGCCGTGGTCAAACAGTCGGCCGTGGCTCCGGAAATGATGCGCCACACCGGCCCGGCCCGGGTCTTCGACAGCGAGGAGACGGCCAACGAAGCCATCCTCGGCGGCAAGATCAAGGCCGGCGACGTGGTGGTCATCCGTTACGAAGGCCCGCAAGGCGGCCCCGGCATGCGCGAGATGCTCTCCCCCACTTCCAACATCATGGGCATGGGCCTCGGCGCGTCCGTGGCGCTCATTACCGACGGCCGCTTCAGCGGCGGCACGCGCGGCGCGGCCATCGGCCACGTTTCGCCCGAGGCGGCCGACGGCGGCCCCATCGCCCTGGTCCACGAGGGCGACACCGTGGAAATCGATATCCCGGGCCGCAAGCTCGAACTCAAGGTCGACGCGGCCGAGCTGGATAAACGCCGCGCCGCCTGGAAACGGCCGCAAAAGGAAATCACCTCGCCCCTGCTTCGCCGCTACGCCGCACAGGTCAAATCCGCCGCCCAGGGCGCGATCTATAAAGATCCGAAGAAGGGATAGAAAGAATGAACCCGGGGGGAAACCTTTCTGGAGAAAGGTTATCCCCCCGGGCCCCCTTTCCAAAGACTTTTAACGATAACAGACTGCCACCGTTAAAAGTTTTTAGGAGGGGAGAGCGCGAGAGGGGGACCCTTTTTGAAAAAAGGGTCCCCCTCTCGCACATTCCTCACTCCCCCAAAAAATGCTTTACGACCAGTCGCGCGGCGTCGGCCAGGACGTCCCGACGGGCTGGCGCGTCCTTTTGCTGTTGGGTGAAGTAGATGGCGAGGACAATCGGCTTGCCGTGGGGCGGCCAGATGACGGCCACGTCGTTGCTCGTGCCGTAAGCGCCGCCTCCGGTCTTGTCGCCGACGGTCCAGCCGGGCGGCACGCCGGCTCTGATGCTGGTGTCGCCCGTGGTGTTGCCTTTGATCCAGGCCACGAAGCGGTCCCGTTGCGCGGGCCCAAGGACCTTGCCCAGGGCGATTTCGCGCATGGAGCGGGCCATGGCCTCGGGCGTGGACGTATCGTGCGGATCGCCGGGAATGGCGGCGTTGAGGTCGGGTTCGAGGTGGTCGAGACGGAAGGCCGTGTCGCCGAGACTACGCGCAAAGGCGTTGACCGCCCGGGTGCCGCCGAGTTGTCGGATGAGCAGATTGGCGGCCGTATTGTCGCTGACCTGCAAGGCCGCCGCGCACAGTTCGGCCACGGTCATGCCCCGCGCAACGTTTTTGCGCGTCACCGGCGCATAGGACAGCAGGTCCCCTTCCCCGTAGCGGATGCGCGTATCGAGCAGCGCCGGGTCGGCCAGGCTTTTTTGGAGCACCGCCGCCGCGACCAGAAACTTGAAGGTGCTGCAAAAGGGAAAGCGTTCCTGGCCGCGGTAGGTGAAGGCAAGAGCGCCCGAGGCATTGAGAAGGGCGACGCCGAGATGGCCATGGGCGCGCTGCTCAAGGGAGGCGATTTGGCGCGTTAAGGACGCGTCCCCGGCGGCAGCGGCATGCCAAGGGCCGGTCAGCTGCATGGCGCTCAAGAAGAGCAGAAGGGCCAAGAGGCGTGTTGCGCGCATAACTGGACACCTCGCAGCGTGTCTGCGGAAAGGGGGTTATTTGTCGGAAAGTTCCTGCAGCGCCTGCATCACGGTTTGGCCGCTCGGCAGGGTGGCATTGGGATTCTTGGCGGCCAGGATCTTCAGGGCGGCGATCGCGCCGGCCTTGTCGTGCTTGTCGTGTTCCAGAACGACGCTCTTGTTGTAGTACGCGATCACGTGGGCCGGGTTGATGGCGATGGCCTTGTCGAAGCTGGCCAGGGCTTTGTCGAACTGGCCGCTATCCCGGTACATGACGCCCTGGTCGGTCAGCACGTCGGGCTGGCGCGGGTCGAGGGTCAGGGATTTTTCGTAGGCGGCGATGGCCTTTTCGGGCTGGTGGGAGTCGAAATAGAGGTTGCCGAGTTGGGTCCAGGCGGCGGTATTGGCCGGTTCGAGCTGGGTCTGTTTTTCGATGGCCTTGATGCGGTCGACCATGGCCGTATCCACGGCGGGCTGGGCCGGGGCAGGAGCCTGGGCCACGCCGGGCGCGCCCGATTGCCGCCCCATCATGCCGTGAGCGGTGAATCCCAGGTAAAAACCAACCAAAAGGGCCAGGCAGCCGCCGAGGATGGCGGCGGTACGGCTGACAGTGGCCGTTGTTTGCTTTTTCTCTTCGCTCATGAGGTTCTCCTTGCGGCGTTTCGCCACGTGGGCCGGTGTCTAGCAATGTCGCGGGAAAATGTCACCGCATCAAAAAAGCCCGAAGCGGCGGGAAGCCGCTTCGGGCTGCGCGGAGACGGAGGGATGATGTCTGCGCTTTATCGAAACAACGCGGCTGGCGGGACCGGCCGCGTTGATGACGCATGGGAGGTTAGGATTCGACGGCACGCTTGAGGCGTTCGAACTCTTCCTCGGAGATGCTGCCCTCGGCCAGTCGGACGCGCAGGATGCGCAGCGCGTCGTCGCGGTCGGCCCGGGCGTTTTGTCGGGGGTGCGAATCGGGAATCAGGGTCCGGATGACCCAGATGGCCGCGATCACGATCACCACCAGCACGATCAGCCCGAAAAAGGGGAAACCGCCTCCGAAAGAAGAAAACGGGAATGAATTGAAACAACCCCACATAGTGTCGCCTGCATACTTTGTTGTCGCGTCAGGGGGCCGGTTGGATACCGACCCCCTTGTCATACGCTCGTTTTAGAAGCCGCCGCCGCAGGGGCCGTAGCCTGCGCCGCGATGGTGGAAGCCACCCATGCCGCGTCCGCCCCAACCCATGGGGCCGATTTCCTTGTTGACCTGGATGCGGAAGGTCGTGCGGGCGGCCAAAAGCTTGCCCTGCATGTCGCCGATTTCCTTGGTCAGGGCGTCGATCTTGGCCTGGTCGGGGTTCTGGGCCACGGCCAGGGCGTTGAGTTCGGCCCGCTTGACGCCGAGGTCGGCGCGCAGCTGGGCGGTCTTGGCCGCGTAGTCGTCATGCAGCTTCTGGAAGGCGGCCTGCTTTTCCGGAGTCAGCTGGGTCATGAAGCCGCCGCCGTAACCCGGACAGTCCGCAGGGCCGTAACCGCCGCCTCTGACGCCGGCGGGGCCGCCGGGGCGGGCCATGGCCAGGGAAGCGGAAAGGGCCAGGGTGGCCAGCGCGGTCAGGATGATGCCGAATTTCTTGCCGTTCATGTCATAAACCTCCGTATAATGTTGCGTGCGAAAGGTTGTGCCGCTTGGCCGGCTTGCTGCCGGTTTGGTTCCGCGGTGTTTGCAAGCGATAGAGCAGGGACCGTGCCATGTTTATTAAGTTAGTAAAATAAGTATGTTATGATATTGGCATGCGAAAGAGGACTGCGGACCTGGATAAAACGCGCACAATCGGGACGGAACGGAAGCGGTATCCTGTATTTTTTCCATACAGGGAAAGGTGGCCCGGCTGAAAAGAATAAATCAAATAAAATCTTCATGATGGTTGTTTGTGCGGGGAGTTTCGGCAGGAATTTCGAGGCACTTTGACAAGAAACTATCCACGTCATGGCCGGAACCGCCCATGCCCAAGGCGGCTTCGGCCCAAGGATCGGGGTCCTCGGGCAGGGGCTCGGCGGGTCGGGACAAAAACGGCCGCTCGAACATGGCCAGGCCGGCGCTTTCGCGGCCAAGCCGCCAGCCGACAAGCAAAAAAAGCAGGCACACAAAAGTCTGGACCAGCACGGCGATAAGGAAGTCGTGTTCCGTCATGGCATCTCCTGTCCGTCCTGGACGGCGGTCACGGCGTCTATGATCCGGGCCGCCGGCCGTGTTTCGGTTTCCCCGCCCCCCGGGGCCAGGGGCCGGGCCATGCACACATGGCAGGCTTCGTCGTAGATGTGGTCCTCGCCGGTGGTGTCGATGTCCTCCACATTGCGCCGGTCCGTGACCAGAAGCGGGATGGTGCGGATGAAGTGCTCGCACACGTCGTAGACCTGGAGCATGGGCGGGCCGTGGTCGCGGGGGCGCAGCCGCTCGTGGAACTGGCGGATCTTGGCCGTGCGCGAGGGATCGCCCGGGGCCAGGAACACGCCCGCCGCGGCAAAGACTTCGGCCGTGCTCGGGCCCTGGCCGCCGCCGCGATAATCGGGTTTTTTGGCGAAACAGTCCGGCCCGGCCAGCCTCGTTATGGCCCGGCCGGCGATGCCGTGGCGGGTTTCGCGCTCGCGGATGCCGTCGGCGATGCGCGAATCGGTCAGGCGCAGGCCCTGATTGGGCGAGCCGTTGGTGCCGTACCACTCGGCGAAGCGCAAAAGCCTCCCTTCCCCGTCCACCCACCACCAGCCCACGGAAAAGGGCGCGCCGTAGCCCCAGTCGAAAGTCATGAAAAGCGGGGCCGTCTCCGGCACGGGCCTGGGTTTGACCACATGCAGCCGCCTGGAAAAGGCGAAGGCCTGGCCCATGAACACGTCCCAGTCGCCGTCGCGGTAGGCCGTGCGGTACGGTTCGGGCAGGGCGTCGAGGCGTTTGGCATAGCCCGGGTCCCGGGCGAGCAGGATGGCGTTGTCGGCAAGCCTTCCCGGAATGTGGCAGCGCAGCATGCCCCCTTCCGCATCCGGGGCGCGCCGTGGCGTCATGGGCGGGGCAAAGTCCACGAACCGGGCCTTGACGAAAGCATGCCCCACGCCGCCGGGGTTGGAGGCGCAGACGATGCCCGGAATCTTGTGGCGCATTTCGGGAGGCGCTTCGAGGGTGCAGCGCAGCCGGCCCCGCAAATAATCGTACATGAATTCGGTAAAATGGGTCAGCTCGTCGATGAGCAGCAGATGGATCTCCGCACCCTGGTAGGCGAAGACGTCCGCTTCCCGGTGGCAGCTGCAAAAGGACAGGATCGAGCCGTTGATGAATTCGAAGCGGCTCTTGGAGGCGCGAAAGGCGCCGCTGGCCTTGGGGAACTGGGACAGGGCCGGCAGAACATGGTTGCGCTCCAATTCGGGCTGGGTGCGGCGAAAGAGAAAGGCCCGAAGCCCCGGCACCCGCAGGCAGGAAAGCAGGGCCTCGAAGCGCAGGGCATGGCTTTTGCCGGGGCCGGCCGCGCCCCCGAAAAGGATTTCGTTGGCTGGGCAGGCGTGCAGTGCGGCCTGGCGCGGCTGGGGCTTGTAATCGATGACGATGCGATCGCCATGGCGCGCGGGATTTGCCGGTATATCGTCAAAATGTCGCAATGCAGCGCTCCACGAGTTTCAGGGAAAGGAAAAACACTTTGGAATAAAAGGGATTTTTTCTGGCACGGTTTGGGCAAGCGCCAGAGTGAACAACAGGTCTACGACCTGGAGGTATCGGTCATGGCTAAGGTTTGGCCCAAACGTCCGCTGGTATTGGCCCTGGTGCTGGCGATTGCCGTCTGCGTCGGGGCGGCGGCATCGGCCGGCCGGCGGGGAGCGGGGCTTGGCGCCTATGCCAGGGTGCTCAAGGCGGCGGAGGCTTCCCGGCAGACCGCCCCCGACCCGGTGGCCGACTGCCTGATGGCCGCCCGGCTGCTCCAGGCCGCAGGCGGCGACGGGGCAACCGTGGACGCGACGGATTTCGAGGCGTTGCGGGCGTATTGCCGCGCGCAAGCGCGGGAGGCGGCATCGCCCAAGGCGGATGCGGGCGGGAAGCACCTGTGAAAAAGGGGGGAGCCTCTCCCGCGCCTTCCCCTGCCCCGGCTCTTACCGGGGCGCGCACCGCGTCTTTTTACCGGCTATGATGCGCAAGAGTTCCCCCCGTCACCCCTGGCGGCTTCCGACGACGTTTCGGGCAGGGGATCGGGCGGCGGCACGCAGGTGACCACGGTGACGGGGCGCGCGCCGGAGGCTTCTTCGGCGGCTTCGCGTCCGCCCAGATGCCGGGCCAGGGCGGCCAGGGCCTGGGTCTTGCCGTGGAGCTTGATGCGCAACCCCTTGCCCGCTTTGCCGGCATTTTCCACGATCTCGGCCACGCAGGCGGTCTGATCGGGCGTAAGCTCCCGCGAGGCCCGAAGCGTGACGCCGCCCGCGTCCCAGTCCACGAATTCCCTGATATCGGCAAAGGCGATGCGGGCCAGTTCCAACACCACCCGGTCCTGGGTGATGCCGAGGCGTTTGCTGCGCTCTCCCATGGCCTCCTCGATGGCGGCGCGGACGTGGGGCAGGTTTTTGACCCGGTTGCCGGCCGCGACGGCGTATTTCGCGTTGTAACCGGCCCGCAGCGCCGCCGCCGCCGGGCGCAGGTCGACCAGATATTCCTCGACGAAGCGGCGTTGCCGGTCCGTCAGGCGGGTTTCCCGCCCGGATTTGCTCATGACGGCTCTCCTCGTGTGGGCGTTTGATGGCAGTGTCTGTGGGGCCTGGTCCAAAAAAGGAGCAAACAAGCAGGCATGTCGGTTGGCGGGGAGGGGGTGTGGCGGACACGCGCGGCGCATATTTGAAGAATACGCCTTCGCGTCCGCCACACCTCCTCCCCGCCCCTGGCCGCCCGCCCCATATTTGGGCGGATTCCAGCGTTCGGTTCCCCCTGCTTCCCCGCAGCCTGTATGATTCCGCCTGGCAACAGGGTTGGTGGAAGGGAAAAGGATAATCTCCGTCAACCACACCAAAAAAGTGAAAGTTTTTGGGAGGGGAGAGCGCGAGAGGGGAACCCTTTTTTCAAAAAGGGTTCCCCTCTCGCATGCATTCCCGCCCTCCGTCCTCCCTCCTCCCCTAATGCAGGCGCTCGGACGGGCCGGTCCAGCGCCACAGGGCCAGGATGTCGGCCAGGGTGAGGTGGGGGTTGAGGGCGAGCAGGCCGTCGAGGCTGACGGCGCGGATGGGGGCGTGCGGCATGGGAAAGACCTCCATGGCGGGTTGGGGACGTCAGGCCGCGAGATCGCGTTCTTCCAGGATGGTCAGGCGGGTGGCGTGGTTGTCGAGCCGTTCGACGGCCCGGTCCATTTCGGCCCGGGTGGGATGGCCCAGGGCCATTTCCAGGCGGCAGTCGGCCTGGCTTTTTTCCAGCTCGCGAAGCCTTTCGTCGAGGCTGTCGAGGCTGCGGGCCACATCGGCGATCCAGCGGCGGGTGAAAAAAAGAGCCAGCCCGGTCAGAAACGAGATCCAGGCCGGCAGGAACACGT is a window encoding:
- a CDS encoding phage terminase large subunit, translating into MRHFDDIPANPARHGDRIVIDYKPQPRQAALHACPANEILFGGAAGPGKSHALRFEALLSCLRVPGLRAFLFRRTQPELERNHVLPALSQFPKASGAFRASKSRFEFINGSILSFCSCHREADVFAYQGAEIHLLLIDELTHFTEFMYDYLRGRLRCTLEAPPEMRHKIPGIVCASNPGGVGHAFVKARFVDFAPPMTPRRAPDAEGGMLRCHIPGRLADNAILLARDPGYAKRLDALPEPYRTAYRDGDWDVFMGQAFAFSRRLHVVKPRPVPETAPLFMTFDWGYGAPFSVGWWWVDGEGRLLRFAEWYGTNGSPNQGLRLTDSRIADGIRERETRHGIAGRAITRLAGPDCFAKKPDYRGGGQGPSTAEVFAAAGVFLAPGDPSRTAKIRQFHERLRPRDHGPPMLQVYDVCEHFIRTIPLLVTDRRNVEDIDTTGEDHIYDEACHVCMARPLAPGGGETETRPAARIIDAVTAVQDGQEMP
- a CDS encoding terminase small subunit, translating into MSKSGRETRLTDRQRRFVEEYLVDLRPAAAALRAGYNAKYAVAAGNRVKNLPHVRAAIEEAMGERSKRLGITQDRVVLELARIAFADIREFVDWDAGGVTLRASRELTPDQTACVAEIVENAGKAGKGLRIKLHGKTQALAALARHLGGREAAEEASGARPVTVVTCVPPPDPLPETSSEAARGDGGNSCAS